In Silurus meridionalis isolate SWU-2019-XX chromosome 7, ASM1480568v1, whole genome shotgun sequence, the genomic stretch AGTGCCGGGCGGAGTGCCTGTAACACACTCGCTACCATCAGTCACACACCCGTCACAGGCGCCATCTCCAAACCAGCCTTCCAAACATGGAGAGAGCAGAGAACATCTGACTGAGCAatagcaacacacacatacacacacacacacttgtagcacataatacattaacacacacacacacacatacacacagttccTTCTAACATAGCAGCCTGCATATAAGCGTCTTTCCAATGAAACCATTTGCCTTCCgggacaaacaaacacacacacacacacacacacttgtagcacataatacattaacacacacacacacacatacacacagttccTTCTAACATAGCAGCCTGCATATAAGCGTCTTTCCAATGAAACCATTTGCCTTCCgggacaaacaaacacacacacacacacacacacacacacacacacacacacacacacacacacacgttgcaGCTCTTAGGACATTGAAACTTTATACACTTTTTCATCAGATTTTTCTTccttcagtttttttctttcttttaagaaGAACAGAAAAGGCCACACAAACGAAGCccctcccaccaccaccaccaccatgcttctcATTGGACAGTGCTTTTTTTCATCCACCAATGGGAAAGCTGGACATGCTGCACCCTTCCTGGACCGTGGCACCTCCCTCTGCAGGCTCCGCCcaccttttttgttgttgttgttcattaATGTTGTTAGGCTCTTAGCAGAATGTTGTTCAGCGTGTGAGAAGATCAGCTTGAAAAAAGTGGTTATGAAATTAGatctctataaatatatatatatttatcaagaaaaataaaatcctaccAGCAGGTGGTCCAGAAGCTCATCAAGAAGGAGATCCAGCAGTGGCCACACCCACTATTCAGAAGAACTCTGTGATGCTAAGGGTGATATTTATACCACAGTTTAGATCTTTTTTATCCTAATTGTTGTGTTCAGGTGTTCAGAAAGGCAGCTGCTCGCTCTGTGGTCTTTCATCTCCTACACTAAATGgccaaaagtctgtggacacctgaacatctcGTTCCATCAtcttagtccccatttgctgttcaagtaacctccactctactgagatgatgttccactagatttgtgaagattcatttactgatgtaggtgagaaggtgaggaggtctggggtgcagtcagcgttcacaataggtttggagctctacagcaggagatcttccactccaacccatctaaagcagatcttcatggagctggctttgtgcattgtcatgctggaacaggttttgggtctccaagttcaagtgaagggaaaagttcACACATTACACAATTGCGTGCCTCCAACCTTCTGGTAACGGTTTGAGGAAGAATCATGtctgggtggaaaagtcagaaaGAAGCTAAAGGAACACGTGGCAACATCACAGGTTTCTCTGAGTGTAATAATGAAGAACGAGGGTACGGGAGTGTTTTACTCCCCTCACACCACAGAgtctgacctctgacctctgacGTCTCAACACTCTGGACTTTTATCCGTTTATTGTTACCCGTTCCGAGCTCACGTCACAGTAGCCTGAAACCTACTGATCACCGGCAGCTAGTGGTGTTCGGTTGCTACGGCGACGGGAAAGATTTTTCTAATCTGGCTATATTGATGAACGCAttgtgaaagagagaggaagtgacAGGAACTCATAACCACGTGAACACCAAACACGCACACGTGTCACTCCTCCCTCCTGTGTACGAGTCACTCGGggagacggtgtgtgtgtgtgtgtgtgtgtgtgtgtgtgtgtgtgagtgcgtgcgtgcgtgcgtgcgtgcgtgcgtgtgtgtgtgtgtccaggccTTAAGACCAAAACACCACTTACAGAAAATCTGGATgaagagtctctctctctttctttttttttctctttctttctttctttctttcttttctttctttcttttctttcatgcattgccattttcctttctttctttctttctctctctctccctctctcctatatctctttttctttctttcttgcactACCCCCTAGCattatttcttaatttcttttttcatcctttcatttgccttctctttctttcttttctttcatgtgACTCGGGTGTCAGATGGGAAAAGCAACAGATAAACTTCGTTCCACAGTGACTCAGGAAAACAGACACACTCTTAtatcgctgtgtgtgtgtgtgtgtgtgtgtgtgtgtgtgtgtgtgtgtgtgtgtgtgtgcgaagaAGATTCACGTCGCAGtatccccccaccccccaccccgattgtttttgtataaaatcaGGAAGGCCATGTTTTTGGTGATTAAATGAAAGAAGAGAAtctaatttttaaaaaagaaaaaaaaaagttttgcagTCTTCATAGATTTGTAGCGTCCAGTTCACTGTTCCTTCACCAGAGacaccccctccccctcccccctccATGTTCTGGTTCTGTCCTGGAAGAGAGTGTCCAGTTAAGAGTCTGAGTAAAACAGCGCCACCTGCCCGACCCCCCGTTCAGCAACACCTCCGGTTTATTTGGTTGGTTTTTGATAATGAGTTTTTGTTTGTCGTTTGTTTTTAGCGTGTGATTTCTATTTGTTTCGTGTAAAAGGTGAACGTTTAGCGATCGGTGCAGTTCCAATAAACCATTCTGAGTTCTGAGACCCGACTCGAGTCCTTTCTTCTGACATTCAAACGTTTCTAATTTTATTAGAATGATCATTTCATTTTTCCCTTtcgatttttgtttgttggaagATCAAATTAAAGATGAAACGATATTATTTCTGtctatattaatttataaaggtgtgtaaatgtttttttacatatatatatatatatatatatatatatatatatacatacatacacacacacacacacacacacatttagagaagtcctaagaggcgatgcattataatgtttttttcttgggTTGTATGTCGAGATCAAGTATATAATAAAGCATGGACTCTTAGGACTtctgttttatatacacacacacacagagagatcaGGCATAaccaccactgttccttccttggagcacttttgatagatactgaccactgcagaccaggaacatcccacaagagctgcagttttggagatgctctgacccagacgtctagacgtctcaaTTACcttaatttccggactataaagcgcacccatatataagccgcacccactgaatttgacaaagatgaactttacacaggctttaatgaaagacagtgtctgttacacagtgtaacgggtgaaatatgttgtggctcctttaagagcagagcagcattttgggaataggctgccGCCTAATTTTTtcccgctattactgcatgtgtgcaagaccgaggaatatgtccttgttattttctgatgctcatttctaagtttctttgactaacccgtaacgctgttgccaagaaaaataaaaaagcacgagttttggaaacctgtctgtgcttatatgatttctgttgtaactggagttagcgagctctcccttcacccagactcaacatgctacaacggcttgtatctaaacagtagccgaccaagaaagtcattgttcactgtcttcctccttcctttcacaactatttctctcgggagtttatcttttggcatcgtcgtgcgtttaaaaaaaaaagttttttttcccgatgccgtgcagctcagaacacaggtgaggtgcgtttttttcgtttccgttcggaaatttcattgatctaatgttatggggctcagttttttgtcttgaagttggtgaaaccgggaaaaacccaggaaatatTGATCAATAAGCctcttcattgtttaagccgcggggttcaaaacgtaggaaaaaagtagctgcttatagtccgaaaaatacggtactcagactcgctcaaatccttacgctcgtccatttttcctgcttctgacaTCAACTTTATGGAcgaaatgttcacctgctgcctaataaataaatcctggcAGCGTCCCAACATATCATAAAGCATGTACGCTGCTATGTTTACCTTTATTCTCcgtctcacacactctctcacacactctctcacacactctctcacacactctctcacacactctctcacacactcacactctcacactctctcactctcacacacactctctcacacactctcacacacactctctcactctcacacacacacacacacacacacacacacacacacacacacacacacacacacacacacacacacacacacacacacacacacacacacacacacacacacacacacacacgaatcagGAGGACAAATCTCACTTTCAAACACTTTAATATTTTCTTAGTGCATCTAACATCCTGCCCGAGTCTGATCACTCTATCAGACACTGAAGATGAACTCAAACGGAAGGTTGTTTCTCAGTTCACAGATCTGATGAAAAGAGTGAACACcagctgtgtgtttttaaagaGTTTAGATTTTAGAAATGTgcttgtttttgggtttttttttgtaaaagtgcACTGCAATCGATTTCCACGTCCCAAACGCTGGGATTAAACACGTTTCTGCTCCACATGCATTATAGATCTATATTTCTATAGAAGCtccacacattattattattattactagtagTATAATTATTGTAGAATATTTAGAGGGAAAGAAAACACGTTGGGGGTGGAGGTGGGCTGTGGTTCTTGTGTTGCATTATGGGAAAATAGGGTGTGAAGGGATTGAGGTGAAACGTTTGCAGTAATCAGTCTTCACATTTCACTCgtccttctctctgtctgagAGGGCGGGGCATGGGCGGAGCTAGCGGTACCCGTCCAGCCATTTTTCCATCATCTGCGTGACGAGAGGATGATTCCTCCTTCGGCTGCTCTTCTGCATGGCGGCGAGCGTTCCTCCGTCTGTCACACAGCAATCCATCCACTCGTGCAGAAGCTTCTCCTGCTGCTCCTCATTCCCCATCTACAGCACCACCAACAGATCATACCATTACATCCCACTAGACACAACTGCACTCTATTACATTCTCCAACATCCCACTACATCCTTCAAATACCCTCTCCATTTCATTACAAACCCCATTACACCCAACTAAAATCCCCACTACATCCCATCATCATCTTACCCTATTCCATTACACCCAACTACAtccccctttctttcttcctctaaGGTTTATTTTTCCCATTTCCTATCTTTATTGTTCTCCTTATTTGTgtatgtgaacacacacacatacactgtcgatcaaaattagagaacactttcagatacctcccagttattggtgttaatctggcacctggtgctaatttccttgattatctgtaaacccctatttaactggcagcctaacttccagtttcactgactctgcaagatggtgggccgttctaaagtgactgaaagcctccggcagcaggttgtccagatgagggccaaagggatgaccctatcagccatagcaagacaagttggtcgttccaaatctgtgatttcaagaatattgaatctttacaacatcacaaactcattcaagtccgccaagaaggctggtcgtccacggaagacaaatacaagagaggacaggatactgcggaggatctcaatgggcaatcgtttccacactgcagctggaattgctcaccagttcagcgctgaacagggtaaggatctgtctcgtcatacagtgtctcggcgtttaagagcatttggactgaaagcccactctgcagtgaccaaacctctcattagcagaaagaatcaaaaggctagactaagctttgctgaggaacatgttgtgtggacagaggagaactggtccaaagttcacttcagtgatgaaagcaagtttaatttatttgggtccgatgggaaacattatgttcggcgacaaactggagaaagactgaacccaaagtgtgtaaagaagtcagtgaaaagtggaggaggaagtgtcatggtttggggcatgttttctgcagcaggagttgggcctcttctacagctacatggcagagtaaatgcaaatgtttatcagaaccttcttcaacaacatatggttccttccctgcgttcatcacccaatcagcccgcagtgttcatgcaggacaacgctccatgtcacacagcaaaacgggtaaagcagttccttgaaactgaaaacattgaaataatgacatggcctgcccagagtcctgatctcaacccaatagagaacctctggaaaatccttggtgacaaagttatggccaagaaacccactacagtcaccaaactgtggaggagactggaagaagagtggaccaacatcacaccagagcagtgtgagagactcgtgctgtcctgtggctgcagatgtgctgaagtcattcagagcagaggcctggacacttcctactaattactgaatgttgtaaccttcagaaattgttgttgtaatctttttccatgctacagtcattgttgttctctaattttgattgccagtgtgtgtgtgtatgtatttttatatatatatatatatatatatatatatatatatatatatatatatatatgtgtgtgtgtgtgtgtgtgtgtgtgtgtgtgtgtgtgtgtgtgtgtgtgtgtgtgtgtgtgtgtgtgtgtgtgtgtgtgtaattagtaatgaatattaattaaaagGGCGGGGCTGTCAATGCCTGACACCAAGCACCATGCACTTAAATTATCGCACCAGGccttttgtgtgtgcgtgtgagatgtatgttagtgtatgtgtagtgtgtgtgtgtgtgtgtgtgagaatgtcgCACCTCTTGCACTGACAGGAAGTGGATCTGTAGCAGTTTCTTCTCGCTGTCCACCAGTGGGAGGAACGTCACCGTCACGTCGTCGTCTGTGTTGAGGTTGGCGCCCGCACCACGATTGTCATAGCAGTCAGTTTCCATGGCGACCAGCGCTGAAAAGTGACCCCTGGTGTAACCGAGGGCGATGGGGCTTTTCCAGCAAAAGCTCTGTTCCCATAGCAATGGCAGGTACACACCTGAGGAAGCAGGAACCAGCAAAGATCCACAATTTAACACACAGTTACATTCgtctaacattttattattattattattgatgataatgatgatggtggtggtggtggtggtggtgactGTGTGGCTGAATCACCTTGAAAGCGAGTGAAGCCCAGAGTCTCACCACGAAAACTCTTATAGTACTTCACTCCATAAACTATAATCGGCCGTCGCAGGATGTGTGCGAGGACAAATATGTGGGTCTGCTCCAAACTGGCACCAGGCTGGGGGTAACAGAGGGCAGAACTTAAAcaggtgtgtataaaaatacaaCTTTGTACATGAAAAaattagaggtgtgtgtgtgtgaatgtatgcatgtttgtatgtgtgtgtgcacatgtgcatATGTGTCTAAATGTAGAAGGGTGTATGTGTacatatatgcatgtatgtgtgtgtgtgtgtgtgtgtgtgtgtgtgtgagagagtaaatgtaaaggtgtgtatatgtacatgtatgcatgtttgtatgcgtgtgtgtgtatgtacatgtagagatgtatgtgtgtgtgtaaatgtagaggtgtgtgtgtatgtaaatgtagaggtgtgtatatgtatatgtatgcatgtttgtgtgtgtgtgtgtgtgtgtgtgtgtgtgtgtatgaatgtagaggtctgtatatgtacatgtatgcatgtttgtatgtgtgtgtatatatgtacatatgcatgtttgtgtgtgtgtgtatgtaaatgtaggtgtgtatatatacttgatatgcatgtttgtatgtgtgtgtgtgtgtaaatgtagaggtgtgtatatgtacatgtatgcatgtttctgtgtgtgtgtgtgtgtgtgtgtaaatgtagaggtgtatatgtacatgtatgcatgtttctgtgtgtgtgtgtgtgtgtgtgtgtgtgtgtaaatgtagagtgtgtatatgtacatgtatgcatgtttgtgtgtgtgtatgtgtgtgtgtgtgtgtgtgtgtgtgtgtgtgtgtgtgtaaatgtagaggtgtgtatatatgtacatgtatacatgtgtgtgtgtatatatatatgtgtgtgtgtgtgtgtgtgtgtgtgtgtgtgtgtgtgtgtaaatgtagaggtgtgtatatgtacatgtatgcatgtttgtgtgtgtgtatgtgtgtgtgtgtgtgtgtgtatgtaaatgtagagatgtatgtgtgtatatgtgtctgtaaatgtaggtgtgtatatgtacttGGATATGCAtgtttgtatgtaaatgtagaggtgtatatgtacatgtatgcatgtttgtgtgtgtgtgtgtgtgtgtatatatacatgtatgcatgtgtgtatatgtaaatgtagagatgtatatgtgtgtatatgtacatgtatgcatgtttgtatgtgtgtgtgtgtatatatacatgtatacatgtgtgtgtatgtgtaaatgtagagtgtgtatatatacatgtatacatgtttgtatgtgtgtgtgtgtgtgtgtgtgtgtgtgtatgtacatgtatgcatgtgtgtgtatgtaaatgtagaggtgtatatatatatatatatacatgtttgtatatgtgtgtatgtgtgtatataaatgtagagatgtatgtgtgtgtgtctgtaaatgtaggtgtgtatatatacttgatATACATgtttgtatgcgtgtgtgtgtgtaaatgtagaggtgtatatgtacatgtatgcatgtttgtatgtgtgtatgtaaatgtagagatgtatgtgtgtgtatgtgtgtctgtaaatgtaggtgtgtatatatatacttgatatacatgtttgtatgtgtgtgtgtgtaaatgtagagtgtgtatatatacatgtatacatgtttgtatgtgtgtgtatatgtacatgtatgtaaatgtagaggtgtgtatatgtacatgtatgcatgtttgtatgtgtgtatatgtgtatataaatgtagagatgtatgtgtgtgtatgtgtatataaatgtagagatatatgtgtgtgtatgtaaatgtagagtgtgtatatgtacttgatatacatgtttgtgtgtgtgtgtaaatgtagaagtgtgtatatgtacatgtatgcatgtttgtatgtgtgtgtatatgtacatgtatgcatgtgtgtgtgtgtgtgtataaatgtagaggtgtgtatatgtacatgtatgcatgtttgtatgtgtgtgtgtgtgtgtgtgtgtgtgtgtgtgtgtgtgtatataaatgtagaggtgtgtatatgtacatgtatgcatgtttgtgtgtgtgtgtgtgtgtgtgtgtatgtacatgtatgcatatgtgtgtgtgtgtgtgtgtgtgtgtgtgtaaatgtagagtgtgtatatgtacatgtatgcatgtttgtatgtgtgtgtgtgtatatatatgtacatgtatgcatgtgtgtgtgtgtgtgtgtgtgtgtgtgtgtgtgtgtgtaaatgtagaggtgtgtatatgtacatgtatgcatgtttgtgtgtgtgtgtgtgtgtgtgtgtaagtaaatgtagaggtgtgtatatgtacatgtatgcatgtttgtgtgtgtgtgtatatgtaaatgtagaggtgtgtatatgtacatgtatgcatgtttatgtgtgtgtgtgtgtgtgtgtgtgtgtgtgtgtgtgtgtgtgtgtaaatgtagaggtgtatatatgtacatgtatgtgtgtgtgtgtgtgtgtgtgtgtgtgtatatacatatatgcatgtgtgtgtgtgtaaatgtagaggtgtgtatatgtacatgtatgcatgtttgtgtgtgtgtgtgtgtgtgtgtgtgtgtgtgtgtgtgtgtatgtaaatgtagaggtgtatatatatatatatatatacatgtttgtgtgtgtgtgtgtgtatgtacatgtatgtgtgtgtgtgtgtgtgtgtgtgtgtgtgtatatatatatatatatatatacatatatgcatgtgtgtaaatgtacatgtatgtgtgtgtatatgtagatgtatgcatgtttgtatgtgtatgcgtgtttgtatgcgtgtgtaaatgtagagtgtgtatatatgtgtgtgtgtgtgtggagtgcgtgtgtgtatatgaagtgtgtgtgtaaatgtagaggtgtatatatacatgtatgcatgtttgtatgtgtgtgtgtgtgtgtgtgtaaatgtacatgtatgtaaatgaagaggggtgtatgtgtgcgcatttgtgtgtatgtaaatgtagaggtgtgtgtgtacctggctGGCAAGGGACAGAATGAAGGCCCAGTCCTCCTGCCACTGTTCCTCTCTGAGGGAGAAATGGAGCCCGAAAGTCTGTGAGTACCACGACTCCCACTCCTTCCACCGAGTGTAgaacctaacacacacacacacacacacacacacacacacacacacacacacacacacacacacacacacacagttagcaTTTTCCCCCAACCAAACAGACCTATAGATTTACCGTATAATTGTTTGTACTAAAACATGTTACTAGAtcatgtttggtgtgtgtgtgtgtgtgtgtgtgtgtgtgtgtgagcgagtgtgtgtttataccagTCTGAGCAGTGGTGCAGGCTGTTGTGCAGTGTGTTACGGAGGACACTGTCCTTATCATAGATGCCCCATGTGGCCTGCAGCACTGAGTCGAGCAGACAGTCTCCAGCCGTTCGGTTCCACAGAGCGTACAGACGACTGTCTACTCGAGAACCGAGCTCCAGAGACCAGTTAATTACCGCATCGTCCTCTTCcagctctgacacacacacacacacacacacacacacacacacacaataattgaTTACTCGAGAATATATCAACATTACAAGATTACAATAACCGCAAGAACGATTATCagtgaggaggtgtgtgtgtgtgtgtgtgtgtgtgtgtgtgtgtgtgtgtgtacacatgtgGACTGTGTGTAAGATGTGCATGTTGACTGCAAGTGCatgtagtgtgtaaagtgtgtatttgcagagtgtgtgtgaggagtgtataTGGATTGCGTGTGTATGAAGTGAGAGCGTATGGTGTGTGTCTTTGGAGTGCGTATAGCGTGTatttgcaatgtgtgtgtgcatgttcgAGGAGTGTATATggagtgcgtgtgtgcgtgtatggagtgcgtgtgtgtgtgtgtgtgtgtgtgtgtgtgtgtgtgtgtgtgtgtgtgagagagaggagtgtatatggagtgtgtgtttgtatgtgtggagtgcatgtgtgtatttgtgtgtatttgctatggagtgagtttgtgtgtatgaagtgtgtgtgtgtgtgtatatatgaagtgtgtatagtgtgtatttgcTATGGAGTGAGtttgtgtatgaagtgtgtgtgtgtgtgtgtgtgtgtgtatatatgaagtgtgtatagtgtgtatatagtgttgCTATTGAGTGAGTTGTGTAtgaagtgcatgtgtgtgtgtgtgtgtgagagagagaaagtgagtgagtgagtgagtgagtgagtgagtgtgtagtatTATAGTAGTGTTTGATTTCCTGGTCACCTTTTGTACGCCGCGGTCAAGCAGATCGTCAAAAAGCTTCTCCTGAACCGCAGGAGGCAAATCTTCAATATCTGAATTGACAACACACGTTTACAAGTAAACAAAGTGTACACAAGTGAGTAATAAACCAAGTTATTAACTGTGTAAATTAGAGTGAAATTAAATATAGAATTAGGTAcactgagaaagaaagtaaataaacagtaaattagTAAGTGGGTTAGTAAATAAGTTATAAATTAAACAGGTTAGCAAGTAGGTACATTAAAGTTAGTAAGTTTAAGTAAATAGTttagtaagaaagaaagaaagaaagaaagaaagaaagaaagaaagaaagaaagatgtatTAAGTTGGTAAGAAAGTAAAgataacagaagatgagatactgcaagtcatccgatctTGCAAttccaccacctgtcctctggatccaatcccttcaactacgctccagaccatcacgcaagatctcctgcccttcatctccacaatcatcaatgggtcattaacatctggctatgtaccaactaccttcaagcaagcaagggtcattcctatcttgaagaaacctgctctggatccatcagacatcaacaactacagaccggtatcacttctctcctttctttctaaatctctggaacgcactgttttttaaccaactgtctgtctatctctcacagaacaacctccatgatccgaaccagtctgggttcaaagtggcacattccacagagacggccctattggctgtttctgagaaactgcatgctgctcggtcagccaagctgtcatctgtacttatctttctggacctttcagcagcatttgacaccgtcaaccacaagacacttttgtcaaccctcaagagccttggtatctgcagaacagcatgggaatggtttgcttcctacctggaaggtcgctcataccaggtaacatggaggggatccacatctgccccatgcaaaCTCGCCAccggtgtcccacaaggctctgtacttg encodes the following:
- the zranb1a gene encoding ubiquitin thioesterase Zranb1, with product MTDPHVKWACEYCTYENWPSAIKCTMCRAQRPGSAIMDGSEHCGVSGTGGLIICPDSSARPRMRPLRPCEPGDHASVSHPDEDYNDKNRLHGPRWSCTMCTYENWAETRSCAVCEHPGPNSVGSASTISTNEREQGGWSTRRNRTSSPVSSDIQDIEVGAHGCDEDFKKIKQIKNRMRKRDWKFLNACIGVVEGDLAVVEVYKSSGGDLSRQLTSDEVRLLNRPSAFDIGFTLVHLAIRFQRQDMLAILLTEVSQRAVKCIPAMVCSELTEQIRREIATSLHQRKGDFACYFLTDLVTFTLPADIEDLPPAVQEKLFDDLLDRGVQKELEEDDAVINWSLELGSRVDSRLYALWNRTAGDCLLDSVLQATWGIYDKDSVLRNTLHNSLHHCSDWFYTRWKEWESWYSQTFGLHFSLREEQWQEDWAFILSLASQPGASLEQTHIFVLAHILRRPIIVYGVKYYKSFRGETLGFTRFQGVYLPLLWEQSFCWKSPIALGYTRGHFSALVAMETDCYDNRGAGANLNTDDDVTVTFLPLVDSEKKLLQIHFLSVQEMGNEEQQEKLLHEWMDCCVTDGGTLAAMQKSSRRRNHPLVTQMMEKWLDGYR